A portion of the Cryptomeria japonica chromosome 5, Sugi_1.0, whole genome shotgun sequence genome contains these proteins:
- the LOC131062682 gene encoding senescence/dehydration-associated protein At4g35985, chloroplastic — MKGHEEILLTIPGAVVNLVDQDKSQELAKGQFSVVKLFQGDKAIAIYAKVGGDLCWPVTKDAPTLKLDSRHYLFSVHTPPAAEEAGDHSAKSGRSEVLNFGVTFGEEESVGILDQCLKKHACLSLPSGSCSSWCSCLPNWSAAPPNSVKESGDSEAYWTSLAPNVEEYNTVLAKAIAGGSGQIIKGIFVISDGYSSQVRRGGELLRSRSKAGEKPSAQKKKSSEISPRVKKNIRRVRKLSKMTENLSSIVVDGVSVTPLDAMDSHTKSSRNCFKVLPAGDVVLASLDSYNKVLEATHVAGKDAAKTTSEVTTGVIAERYGEDAGEVAEDTLAITGHAIGTAVNVAKVTNPGLMLS; from the exons ATGAAAGGCCACGAGGAGATTCTGCTTACAATTCCCGGTGCAGTGGTGAACTTGGTAGACCAAGATAAAAGCCAGGAATTGGCAAAAGGCCAATTTTCAGTAGTTAAGCTTTTCCAAGGAGATAAAGCAATTGCAATCTATGCCAAAGTTGGAGGTGATCTATGTTGGCCTGTGACAAAAGATGCACCCACTCTAAAGTTAGATTCACGCCACTATCTTTTCTCTGTTCACACTCCACCAGCTGCTGAAGAGGCTGGAGATCACTCTGCCAAATCTGGCAGATCTGAGGTGCTAAATTTTGGAGTCACTTTTGGAGAGGAAGAAAGTGTGGGTATTTTAGACCAGTGTCTTAAAAAACATGCATGCTTGTCTTTGCCATCTGGGTCTTGCTCGTCATGGTGCTCTTGCCTGCCAAATTGGTCGGCGGCGCCGCCAAATTCAGTGAAGGAGAGTGGAGATTCGGAGGCTTATTGGACTTCTTTGGCACCTAATGTGGAGGAATATAATACTGTTTTGGCTAAGGCTATAGCTGGTGGATCAGGGCAAATTATCAAGGGGATATTTGTGATTAGTGATGGGTATTCTTCTCAGGTGAGAAGAGGAGGAGAATTGCTCAGAAGCAGATCGAAAGCTGGTGAGAAGCCTTCAGCACAGAAAAAGAAGAGTTCAGAGATCAGTCCTCGTGTCAAGAAAAATATTCGAAG GGTCAGAAAACTGTCAAAGATGACAGAAAACTTGAGCAGCATTGTTGTGGATGGGGTGTCAGTTACACCATTAGATGCGATGGATAGCCACACAAAGTCTAGTCGTAATTGCTTCAAAGTGCTACCAGCTGGGGACGTTGTCCTTGCTTCCTTGGATTCCTACA ACAAAGTTTTGGAAGCTACACATGTAGCTGGGAAGGATGCAGCAAAAACTACCTCTGAAGTGACCACAGGAGTTATTGCTGAAAG GTATGGGGAGGATGCAGGAGAGGTTGCTGAGGATACTCTTGCAATTACAGGGCATGCCATTGGAACTGCAGTAAATGTAGCAAAGGTTACAAATCCTGGATTGATGTTATCTTAA